A stretch of the Halomonas sp. CH40 genome encodes the following:
- a CDS encoding thioesterase family protein — MSDKLSRHALRVRGYHLDGYGHVNNARYLEFMEEGRWGFFDDHPALIKELRRVGKAFVVVNLNIDYCKAALEGDDLVVLTGIISVGERSAVCHHQVIRRRDSALVAQADLTFVLLDINANKAAPIEGQVREALEALTLDKSDFSA, encoded by the coding sequence ATGTCCGACAAACTTTCACGCCACGCTTTACGGGTTCGCGGCTATCACCTTGACGGCTATGGTCATGTCAACAACGCCCGCTACCTTGAATTTATGGAAGAGGGCCGCTGGGGATTCTTTGATGATCATCCCGCCTTGATTAAAGAACTGCGGCGGGTAGGCAAAGCCTTTGTGGTGGTCAACCTGAATATTGATTACTGCAAGGCGGCGTTGGAGGGTGATGATCTGGTAGTGCTGACCGGGATTATCAGCGTGGGGGAGCGCAGCGCCGTTTGTCATCACCAGGTGATTCGGCGCCGCGATAGCGCTTTGGTTGCCCAGGCGGATCTGACCTTTGTGCTGCTGGATATAAATGCCAACAAAGCCGCGCCCATTGAAGGCCAGGTGCGTGAGGCGTTGGAGGCGCTGACCCTGGATAAATCAGACTTTAGCGCCTGA
- a CDS encoding DNA binding protein — protein MSLLNEYILKEQQLKQLQEDLNRLENDQRLKNELAFKEKLEALMEEFEKSAADVIALLDPNADQRGSKPLKSTDGRRKRRLKVYKNPHTGEVIETRGGNHKGLRAWKDQYGDETVESWLDRMED, from the coding sequence ATGTCCCTATTAAACGAATACATTCTGAAAGAGCAGCAATTAAAGCAGCTGCAGGAAGACCTGAATCGTCTTGAGAACGATCAGCGCCTGAAAAATGAACTGGCTTTCAAGGAAAAGCTGGAAGCCTTGATGGAAGAGTTCGAAAAGTCGGCTGCAGATGTCATCGCGCTGCTTGACCCCAATGCCGATCAGCGCGGCAGCAAGCCGCTTAAAAGCACGGATGGCCGTCGTAAGCGCCGCCTGAAAGTCTACAAGAACCCCCACACCGGTGAAGTGATTGAAACTCGCGGTGGTAACCATAAGGGTCTGCGCGCCTGGAAAGATCAGTATGGCGATGAAACAGTAGAATCCTGGTTAGATCGCATGGAAGACTGA
- the rpsA gene encoding 30S ribosomal protein S1, whose amino-acid sequence MSESFAELFEQSLNDINMEPGAIVAAQVVDIDGDWVTVNAGLKSEGQIPAAQFRDENGELNIAIGDDVHVALEAVEDGFGETRLSREKAKRAEAWKILEAAFEKEEIIKGVINGKVKGGFTVEVDSIRAFLPGSLVDVRPVRDTAHLENKELDFKVIKLDPKRNNVVVSRRAVLEAENSAEREALLATLQEGQQIKGIVKNLTDYGAFVDLGGVDGLLHITDMAWKRIKHPSEIVAVGDEINVKVLKFDRERNRVSLGLKQLGEDPWVNIKDRYPEGTKVHAVVTNLTDYGCFAELEEGVEGLVHVSEMDWTNKNIHPSKVVQVGDDVDVMILDIDEERRRISLGVKQCTANPWETFNAEHNKGDRVSGTIKSITDFGIFIGLEGGIDGLVHLSDISWTETGEEAVRNFKKGDEAEAVILSIDPERERISLGIKQMDSDPVAEYLAVNDKGSIVTGRIVEVDAKEAHVELATDVIAVLKASEISADRVEDARNVLNEGDSVEARIINVDRKSRQINLSIKAKEQDDTRQNLKKIRDQEPETAGGPTTIGDLIKQQMGGGQD is encoded by the coding sequence ATGAGCGAAAGCTTTGCTGAACTGTTTGAACAGTCTCTTAACGACATCAATATGGAACCCGGCGCCATTGTCGCCGCCCAGGTTGTCGACATTGACGGTGACTGGGTTACCGTTAACGCAGGTCTGAAATCCGAAGGCCAGATCCCCGCTGCGCAATTCCGTGATGAAAACGGTGAACTGAATATCGCTATCGGCGATGACGTTCACGTTGCACTGGAAGCGGTAGAAGATGGCTTTGGTGAGACACGTCTGTCTCGCGAGAAGGCGAAACGCGCTGAAGCGTGGAAGATTCTGGAAGCGGCCTTCGAGAAAGAAGAAATCATCAAGGGCGTGATCAACGGTAAGGTCAAGGGCGGCTTCACTGTTGAAGTTGATTCTATCCGTGCCTTCCTGCCTGGCTCTCTGGTTGACGTTCGTCCGGTTCGCGATACCGCGCACCTGGAGAACAAAGAACTGGACTTCAAGGTTATCAAGCTCGATCCCAAGCGCAACAACGTGGTGGTTTCCCGCCGTGCCGTTCTCGAAGCCGAGAACAGCGCCGAGCGCGAAGCACTGCTGGCCACGCTTCAGGAAGGTCAGCAGATCAAGGGTATCGTCAAGAACCTTACCGATTACGGTGCCTTTGTTGATCTGGGTGGCGTTGACGGCCTGCTGCACATCACTGATATGGCGTGGAAGCGTATCAAGCATCCGTCTGAAATCGTGGCCGTTGGCGACGAGATCAACGTTAAGGTGCTGAAATTTGACCGCGAACGCAACCGCGTATCGCTGGGTCTTAAGCAGTTGGGCGAAGATCCCTGGGTCAACATCAAGGATCGTTACCCGGAAGGCACCAAGGTGCACGCCGTTGTCACCAATCTTACCGACTACGGCTGCTTTGCCGAGCTGGAAGAAGGTGTCGAAGGTCTGGTTCACGTCTCTGAAATGGACTGGACCAACAAGAACATCCATCCGTCCAAGGTTGTTCAGGTCGGTGACGATGTTGACGTCATGATTCTCGATATCGATGAAGAGCGTCGTCGTATCTCCCTGGGTGTCAAGCAGTGTACTGCCAATCCGTGGGAAACCTTCAACGCGGAGCACAACAAGGGCGACCGTGTTTCCGGTACCATCAAGTCGATCACCGATTTCGGTATCTTCATTGGTCTGGAAGGCGGCATCGATGGCCTGGTTCACCTGTCCGACATCTCCTGGACAGAGACTGGCGAAGAAGCGGTTCGTAACTTCAAGAAAGGCGATGAAGCCGAAGCCGTTATCCTGTCGATTGACCCTGAGCGCGAGCGCATCTCCCTGGGTATCAAGCAGATGGATTCCGATCCGGTTGCTGAATACCTAGCCGTCAACGACAAGGGCAGCATCGTAACAGGCCGCATTGTTGAAGTTGACGCCAAGGAAGCGCACGTTGAGCTGGCAACAGACGTTATTGCCGTGCTCAAGGCGTCTGAAATCAGCGCTGATCGCGTCGAAGACGCGCGCAACGTGCTGAATGAAGGCGACAGCGTTGAAGCGCGTATCATCAATGTCGATCGCAAGAGCCGTCAGATCAATCTGTCGATTAAAGCGAAAGAGCAGGATGATACTCGTCAGAACCTGAAGAAGATCCGTGATCAGGAGCCGGAAACTGCCGGCGGCCCGACCACGATCGGTGATCTCATCAAGCAGCAGATGGGTGGAGGACAAGACTAA
- the cmk gene encoding (d)CMP kinase, translating into MNDSAPVLAIDGPGGAGKGTISCLMAERLGWHLLDSGALYRLTAFAANKHAVALDDEARLAELAKALDVSFPIEQGQPLTVLEGENVGQAIRNEQVGEWASRVAAIPGVRTALLQRQRDFCQPPGLVADGRDMGTVVFPEAPLKVFLTASAEERARRRHLQLQEAGVDANLSSLLKEIQARDARDTQRSVAPLKPADDAVLLDTTRLSIPEVVEQLTDWLAQRGLAPGA; encoded by the coding sequence ATGAATGATTCAGCTCCGGTTCTGGCCATTGATGGCCCCGGCGGTGCGGGTAAGGGCACTATAAGCTGCCTGATGGCCGAACGTCTGGGCTGGCACCTGCTGGATAGCGGCGCGCTTTATCGGCTGACCGCTTTCGCCGCCAACAAGCATGCGGTTGCATTGGATGATGAAGCCCGCTTGGCCGAACTTGCCAAGGCGCTGGATGTCAGCTTCCCGATAGAGCAGGGCCAGCCACTGACCGTGCTGGAAGGCGAGAACGTAGGTCAGGCGATCCGCAATGAGCAGGTCGGCGAGTGGGCATCCAGGGTGGCGGCCATTCCCGGCGTGCGCACGGCCCTGCTGCAACGTCAGCGGGATTTCTGCCAGCCACCAGGGCTGGTGGCTGACGGGCGCGACATGGGAACAGTGGTATTTCCCGAGGCTCCGCTTAAAGTCTTTCTGACCGCATCTGCCGAGGAACGGGCGCGCAGACGCCATCTGCAGTTGCAGGAAGCCGGCGTGGATGCTAATCTCTCGAGTCTTTTAAAGGAGATTCAGGCACGCGATGCACGCGACACGCAGCGCAGTGTGGCCCCTCTCAAGCCAGCAGATGATGCTGTCTTGCTTGATACCACGCGCCTGAGTATACCGGAAGTGGTTGAACAACTGACCGACTGGCTGGCCCAGCGAGGCCTTGCCCCCGGCGCTTGA
- the serC gene encoding 3-phosphoserine/phosphohydroxythreonine transaminase, translated as MTRHFNFCAGPAALPVAVLERAQAEMLDYHGRGLSVMEMSHRSDEFVAIAEQAESDFRELLGVPDNYRVLFLQGGASLQFAMLPMNLLGKGGSANFIQTGIWGKKALAEIKRLELPYHVAADSAANGFTAVPRPQEIQLSKDACYAHYTANETIGGLAYDYTPALTRADGSDVPLVCDMSSSILSAPLDVSKFGVIYAGAQKNIGPAGLTLVVVRDDLLDQARTGIPTLFDYKGISEAGSMVNTPPTYAWYLAGLVFQWLKHDVGGLKAMAEINQRKAEKLYAAIDRSDFYSNPIKVANRSIMNVPFVLADAALDSVFLAEADAAGLLNLKGHRSVGGMRASLYNAVPEEGVDALVAFMADFEQRKG; from the coding sequence ATGACACGTCACTTTAATTTCTGTGCAGGGCCGGCCGCACTGCCGGTGGCTGTTCTGGAGCGCGCCCAGGCAGAAATGCTTGATTACCACGGGCGCGGTCTTTCGGTGATGGAAATGAGTCACCGCAGTGATGAGTTCGTGGCCATTGCCGAGCAGGCAGAAAGCGATTTTCGTGAACTGCTTGGCGTGCCGGATAACTACCGGGTGCTGTTTCTTCAGGGCGGTGCCAGCCTGCAGTTTGCCATGCTGCCGATGAACCTCCTAGGTAAAGGCGGCAGTGCCAACTTTATCCAGACCGGCATCTGGGGCAAAAAGGCGCTGGCAGAAATAAAGCGCCTTGAGTTGCCCTATCACGTGGCCGCAGACAGCGCAGCAAACGGCTTTACCGCCGTGCCACGCCCGCAAGAGATTCAGCTCAGCAAGGATGCCTGCTATGCCCACTACACCGCCAATGAAACCATTGGCGGCTTGGCCTATGATTACACGCCAGCGCTAACCCGTGCCGATGGTAGTGACGTGCCGCTGGTCTGCGATATGTCGTCAAGCATTCTTTCCGCGCCGCTGGATGTCTCAAAATTCGGGGTGATCTATGCCGGTGCCCAGAAAAACATCGGCCCAGCGGGGCTGACCCTGGTGGTAGTGCGCGATGACCTGCTGGATCAGGCGCGTACTGGCATTCCGACGCTATTTGATTACAAGGGCATCAGTGAAGCAGGTTCGATGGTCAATACGCCACCGACCTACGCCTGGTATCTGGCAGGCCTGGTCTTCCAGTGGTTGAAGCATGACGTCGGCGGCCTCAAGGCCATGGCCGAGATCAATCAGCGCAAGGCAGAAAAGCTCTATGCCGCCATTGATCGCAGCGATTTTTACAGCAACCCGATAAAGGTGGCTAACCGCTCGATCATGAACGTGCCTTTTGTACTGGCAGATGCAGCGCTGGACAGCGTTTTCCTGGCGGAAGCCGATGCGGCTGGGTTGTTGAACCTCAAAGGTCACCGCAGTGTGGGTGGCATGCGTGCCAGTCTATATAACGCGGTACCAGAAGAGGGCGTTGATGCGCTGGTGGCCTTCATGGCCGATTTCGAACAAAGAAAGGGCTGA
- the pheA gene encoding prephenate dehydratase, with amino-acid sequence MSDTSVKLETLRQRIDQLDSDILRLISERASCAKQVADVKLADDPTTVFYRPEREAQVLRRIMALNDGPLDDEEMARLFREIMSACLALEQPIKVAYLGPEGTFTQQAALKHFGESAVSLPMAAIDEVFREVEAGAVNYGVVPVENSTEGVVNHTLDTFMESSINICGEVVLRIHHHLLVSENTRRDKVSRIYSHPQSFAQCRKWLDAHFPHAERVPVASNAEAAKLVKTEWHSAAIAGDMAGKLYGLERIAEKIEDRPDNSTRFLIIGSQDVPMSGDDKTSLVVAMRNQPGALHDLLEPFHRHQIDMTRLETRPARSGVWNYVFFIDFKGHHAEPQVAAMLEEVRLRAADLKVLGSYPQGVL; translated from the coding sequence ATGAGCGATACCTCCGTCAAGCTGGAAACCCTGCGCCAGCGTATTGATCAACTTGATAGCGATATATTGCGGCTGATCAGTGAGCGGGCCAGCTGCGCCAAGCAGGTGGCTGATGTCAAGCTCGCTGATGACCCTACCACTGTCTTCTATCGCCCCGAGCGTGAAGCCCAGGTGCTGCGGCGTATTATGGCGCTGAACGATGGCCCGCTGGACGATGAAGAAATGGCGCGGCTGTTCCGTGAGATCATGTCCGCCTGCCTGGCGCTTGAGCAACCCATCAAGGTGGCTTATCTGGGGCCGGAGGGCACCTTCACCCAGCAGGCGGCGCTCAAGCATTTCGGCGAGAGTGCCGTCAGCCTGCCCATGGCGGCCATAGACGAAGTGTTCCGTGAAGTGGAAGCCGGTGCCGTCAACTATGGCGTAGTGCCGGTCGAGAACTCCACGGAAGGGGTGGTTAACCACACCCTGGATACATTCATGGAGTCGTCGATCAACATCTGCGGTGAGGTGGTGCTGCGCATTCACCATCATCTGCTGGTCAGCGAGAATACCCGTCGCGACAAGGTATCCCGAATCTATTCGCATCCTCAGTCCTTTGCGCAATGCCGGAAATGGCTGGACGCGCATTTTCCCCATGCCGAACGGGTGCCGGTAGCCTCCAATGCCGAAGCCGCCAAACTGGTCAAGACAGAATGGCACAGCGCAGCGATTGCCGGTGATATGGCTGGCAAGCTCTATGGCCTTGAGCGGATTGCTGAAAAAATCGAGGATCGCCCGGATAATTCCACCCGCTTTCTGATCATCGGCAGTCAGGATGTGCCCATGTCCGGCGATGACAAAACCTCGCTGGTGGTAGCAATGCGCAACCAGCCGGGCGCCCTGCATGACTTGCTGGAGCCTTTTCATCGTCACCAGATTGATATGACGCGCCTGGAGACCCGTCCGGCGCGCTCCGGGGTGTGGAACTACGTATTCTTTATTGATTTCAAGGGTCACCACGCTGAACCTCAGGTGGCCGCCATGCTTGAAGAAGTGCGCTTGCGGGCGGCAGATCTTAAAGTGTTGGGATCCTATCCCCAGGGTGTGCTGTGA
- the gyrA gene encoding DNA gyrase subunit A, protein MGDIAREILPVNIEDELKQSYLDYAMSVIIGRALPDVRDGLKPVHRRVLFAMHELGNDWNKPYKKSARVVGDVIGKYHPHGDSAVYDTIVRMAQHFSMRHVLVDGQGNFGSIDGDSAAAMRYTEVRMSRLAHELLADLEKETVDWVDNYDGTERIPDVLPTKVPNLLINGSSGIAVGMATNIPPHNMREVIDACLALIDDYTLTVDDLMEYVPGPDFPTAGIINGRAGILEAYRTGRGRIYVRACHTIEHDDKTGRDHIIITELPYQVNKARLIEKIAELVKEKRIEGIAELRDESDKDGLRVVIEIKRGESGEVVVNNLFAQTQLQNVFGINIVALENGQPKTLNLKQLLEAFIRHRREVVTRRTLFELKKARERGHILEGLTVAISNIDEVIELIKASPNAAEAKEKLLARSWQPGQVTEMLERAGATSCKPEELEEGFGLNPSATDYRLSPAQAQAILELRLHRLTGLETEKLLNEYLAILEKIAELTTILASPDRLMEVICEELHAVRDQFGNDRRTEIQASHLDLSMADLIAEEDMVVTVSRSGYAKTQPLSDYQAQRRGGRGKSATSMKDEDVIEHLLVASTHDTILLFSNRGKVYWLKVYEMPVASRGSRGKPLVNLLPLDEGEQISTILPVSDYDPSHYIFFATAKGTVKRTSLEQFSRPRSVGLIAIDIEENDRLIGAAITSGDDHAMLLSSNGKAIRFEEGNVRAMGRTARGVRGMRLTGDAEVISLIIPKSQQIDAELDAEPDGEADAAVSLETPQATQPDGQIYILTASENGFGKRTRLEEFPLRGRGGQGVIAMQTSARNGQMVAGMQVYDSDEMMLITDRGTLVRTRVEEVSTTSRNTQGVMLIRLGKEEKLVKTVRVDEPEDTELDAVLLEDEDTPQANGEEAAGTDDTSL, encoded by the coding sequence ATGGGTGACATCGCCAGAGAAATCTTGCCCGTCAATATTGAAGACGAGCTCAAGCAGTCGTACCTCGACTATGCGATGAGTGTCATTATCGGCCGCGCGCTGCCAGACGTGCGCGACGGCCTGAAGCCAGTGCATCGGCGCGTACTGTTTGCCATGCATGAACTGGGTAATGACTGGAACAAACCGTACAAGAAATCAGCGCGTGTCGTGGGTGATGTGATTGGTAAGTATCACCCGCACGGTGACAGCGCCGTCTACGACACGATAGTGCGTATGGCGCAGCATTTCTCCATGCGCCACGTACTGGTCGACGGCCAGGGCAACTTTGGTTCCATCGACGGTGATAGCGCCGCCGCCATGCGTTACACCGAGGTGCGCATGTCGCGCCTCGCGCATGAACTGCTGGCGGACCTGGAAAAGGAAACCGTTGACTGGGTCGATAACTACGATGGCACAGAGCGCATCCCGGATGTTCTGCCCACCAAGGTGCCCAACCTGCTGATCAACGGCTCCTCCGGGATTGCCGTCGGGATGGCGACCAATATTCCGCCGCATAACATGCGTGAGGTCATCGATGCCTGCCTGGCGTTGATTGACGATTACACCCTCACGGTGGATGACCTGATGGAATACGTTCCCGGGCCTGATTTCCCGACAGCGGGTATCATCAATGGCCGTGCGGGCATTCTGGAAGCGTATCGTACCGGGCGTGGGCGCATCTATGTGCGCGCCTGCCACACCATTGAGCACGACGATAAAACCGGCCGTGACCACATCATCATTACCGAGCTGCCGTACCAGGTAAACAAGGCGCGGCTGATCGAGAAAATTGCTGAGCTGGTCAAGGAAAAGCGCATTGAAGGCATTGCCGAGCTGCGTGATGAATCCGATAAAGACGGCTTGCGCGTAGTCATCGAGATCAAGCGCGGTGAGTCTGGCGAAGTGGTGGTCAACAACCTTTTTGCGCAAACCCAGCTGCAGAATGTGTTCGGCATCAACATAGTGGCGCTGGAGAACGGCCAGCCCAAAACGCTGAACCTGAAACAGCTGCTTGAAGCCTTCATTCGCCACCGTCGCGAAGTGGTTACTCGACGCACCCTGTTTGAACTCAAGAAAGCCCGGGAACGTGGCCATATTCTTGAAGGCCTGACGGTGGCTATCTCCAATATTGATGAGGTCATCGAGCTGATCAAGGCGTCACCCAACGCCGCAGAAGCCAAGGAAAAGCTGCTGGCGCGCAGCTGGCAGCCAGGCCAGGTGACCGAGATGCTCGAACGGGCAGGCGCTACGTCCTGCAAGCCTGAAGAGCTGGAAGAAGGCTTTGGCTTGAACCCGTCGGCCACCGACTATCGCTTGTCGCCTGCCCAGGCCCAGGCGATTCTTGAGCTGCGTCTGCATCGCCTGACCGGCCTTGAAACCGAGAAGCTGCTTAACGAATACCTCGCGATTCTGGAAAAAATCGCCGAGCTGACCACCATCCTGGCCTCGCCAGATCGCCTGATGGAAGTGATCTGCGAAGAACTGCATGCCGTGCGTGATCAGTTTGGCAACGATAGGCGCACCGAGATTCAGGCAAGCCATCTGGATCTTTCCATGGCCGACCTGATTGCTGAAGAGGATATGGTGGTCACGGTGTCGCGCTCCGGCTATGCCAAGACCCAGCCGCTGTCTGATTACCAGGCCCAGCGCCGCGGCGGGCGCGGCAAGTCGGCCACCTCGATGAAAGATGAAGACGTCATTGAGCATCTGCTGGTCGCTTCAACCCACGACACCATCCTGCTGTTCTCCAACCGTGGCAAGGTGTACTGGCTGAAAGTATACGAAATGCCGGTGGCCAGCCGTGGCTCGCGCGGCAAGCCTCTGGTCAACCTGCTGCCCCTGGATGAAGGCGAGCAGATCAGCACCATCTTGCCGGTCAGTGACTATGACCCGAGCCACTATATTTTCTTCGCTACGGCCAAGGGCACAGTAAAACGTACCAGCCTTGAGCAGTTCTCGCGGCCGCGTAGCGTCGGCCTTATCGCGATTGATATTGAAGAAAATGATCGCCTGATCGGGGCGGCGATTACCTCAGGTGATGATCATGCCATGCTGCTGTCTTCCAACGGCAAGGCCATCCGCTTCGAAGAAGGCAATGTGCGCGCCATGGGGCGTACCGCCCGAGGCGTGCGCGGTATGCGCCTGACCGGTGATGCGGAAGTTATCAGCCTGATCATTCCCAAGAGTCAGCAGATTGATGCTGAGCTGGACGCGGAGCCGGATGGTGAAGCGGATGCGGCGGTATCGCTGGAAACCCCACAAGCCACCCAGCCGGATGGTCAGATCTATATCCTGACCGCCAGCGAAAACGGTTTTGGCAAGCGTACCCGGCTGGAAGAATTCCCGCTGCGCGGGCGCGGTGGCCAGGGCGTTATCGCCATGCAGACCAGCGCACGCAACGGCCAGATGGTTGCCGGTATGCAGGTGTATGACAGCGACGAAATGATGCTGATCACTGACCGTGGCACTCTGGTGCGCACCCGGGTCGAAGAGGTCTCGACCACTTCCCGTAATACCCAGGGCGTGATGCTGATTCGTCTTGGCAAGGAAGAAAAACTGGTAAAAACCGTGCGTGTTGACGAGCCGGAAGACACTGAGCTTGACGCAGTATTGCTGGAAGATGAAGACACCCCACAGGCCAACGGCGAGGAGGCAGCAGGAACCGATGACACGTCACTTTAA
- a CDS encoding bifunctional prephenate dehydrogenase/3-phosphoshikimate 1-carboxyvinyltransferase produces MTVTKPEQRRLDASQLNEPCILIVGLGLIGGSLAAALRQGGFNQTIIACDPDDGEVQRGIEMGLIDAGGSCLSELAPQASMIVLAVPVLAMESVMRELADTLTDFSKVVFTDVGSTKAAIRDCAQQVFGHLPSTLVLGHPIAGSEKSGVAAANPNLYVDHKVILTPEANVDADALKRTRQLWQACGAEVIEMDVERHDQVLARTSHLPHLLAFSLVDTLARQDQRLDIFRYAAGGFRDFTRIAGSDPVMWRDIFIANREAVLSSLDDFEAGLKRLRNAVAIGDSDAMLATFDRASHARHYFESLLNKTSYQAEYHMQPQGQVTYRVRPGGSAQGQLRVPGDKSISHRSIMLGALAQGVTEVKGFLEGEDSLATLQAFREMGVAIEGPQQGNVTIHGVGMHGLKAPSGPLYVGNSGTAMRLFAGLLAGQAFDSELTGDGSLTKRPMSRVADPLRKMGATIDTAEGGRPPLKISGGATLKGINYLMPMASAQVKSCLLLAGLYAEGETRVREPAPTRDHTERMLNGFGYPVEREGDTCWLEGGGQLTAGPIDVPSDISSATFFLVAAAITPGSDITLEHVGINPTRIGVINILKQMGANLELGNQAEVGGEPVADIRIRYAPLKGIDIPVDQVPLAIDEFPALFIAAANAEGTTRLRGAEELRVKESDRIQAMADGLAVLGVEHTVVEDGIDIIGNGDAGTASYAGGRINSLGDHRIAMAFAIAALRASDEIVIDDCANVATSFPNFIELATRIGMTLSVEGEHE; encoded by the coding sequence GTGACGGTAACAAAACCGGAGCAACGCCGCCTGGACGCTAGTCAACTTAACGAGCCCTGTATTCTGATTGTGGGGTTGGGGCTGATTGGCGGTTCACTGGCAGCGGCGCTGCGTCAGGGAGGATTCAACCAGACAATCATTGCCTGCGACCCGGACGATGGGGAAGTGCAGCGCGGCATTGAGATGGGCCTGATTGACGCCGGGGGCAGTTGCCTGTCAGAGCTAGCCCCTCAGGCATCCATGATTGTGCTGGCGGTTCCGGTATTGGCCATGGAAAGCGTCATGCGCGAACTGGCCGACACGCTGACAGATTTCTCAAAGGTCGTGTTCACCGATGTGGGCAGCACCAAGGCCGCTATTCGTGATTGCGCCCAGCAGGTATTCGGGCACTTGCCCAGCACCCTGGTGCTGGGTCACCCGATAGCAGGCTCGGAAAAAAGCGGCGTCGCCGCTGCAAATCCAAATCTTTATGTTGACCACAAGGTCATCCTCACCCCGGAAGCCAACGTCGACGCCGATGCGCTCAAGCGCACCCGTCAGCTGTGGCAGGCCTGCGGCGCCGAGGTGATTGAGATGGACGTGGAGCGCCATGATCAGGTGCTGGCAAGAACCAGTCATCTGCCGCATTTGCTGGCATTCTCGCTGGTGGATACCCTGGCCCGCCAGGATCAGCGGCTGGATATCTTCCGCTATGCAGCAGGCGGCTTTCGCGACTTCACCCGGATTGCGGGTAGCGACCCGGTAATGTGGCGGGATATTTTTATCGCCAATCGCGAAGCGGTACTGTCCTCGCTGGATGACTTTGAAGCCGGCCTGAAACGCCTGCGTAACGCTGTCGCAATAGGCGATAGCGACGCCATGCTGGCCACCTTTGATCGCGCCAGCCACGCCCGACACTATTTTGAATCACTACTTAATAAAACCAGCTATCAAGCGGAATATCACATGCAACCACAAGGTCAAGTGACGTATCGAGTGCGCCCGGGTGGCAGCGCCCAAGGGCAGCTGCGCGTTCCGGGTGACAAGTCCATTTCCCACCGCTCCATTATGCTGGGAGCGCTGGCGCAGGGCGTTACCGAAGTAAAAGGCTTTCTTGAAGGCGAAGACAGCCTGGCTACTCTGCAGGCATTTCGTGAAATGGGAGTGGCCATTGAAGGGCCGCAGCAGGGCAATGTGACCATTCATGGGGTCGGCATGCATGGCCTGAAGGCGCCTTCCGGGCCGCTTTATGTGGGTAACTCAGGCACGGCCATGCGCCTGTTTGCCGGTTTGCTGGCCGGGCAGGCATTCGATAGCGAACTGACCGGCGATGGCTCCTTGACCAAACGCCCCATGAGCCGGGTGGCCGACCCCTTGCGCAAGATGGGCGCGACAATTGATACCGCTGAGGGCGGGCGCCCACCGCTAAAAATCAGCGGCGGCGCAACCCTCAAGGGCATCAATTACCTGATGCCGATGGCCAGCGCTCAGGTCAAATCCTGCCTGCTGCTGGCTGGCCTGTACGCTGAAGGCGAAACCCGGGTGCGCGAACCTGCACCGACCCGCGACCACACCGAGCGCATGCTGAATGGTTTTGGCTACCCGGTGGAGCGAGAGGGTGATACCTGCTGGCTGGAAGGCGGCGGCCAGTTGACCGCTGGGCCGATTGACGTGCCTTCAGATATTTCCTCAGCCACCTTCTTTCTGGTGGCGGCAGCGATTACGCCAGGGTCGGATATCACCCTTGAACACGTGGGTATCAACCCGACGCGTATCGGCGTGATCAATATCCTCAAGCAGATGGGCGCTAACCTTGAACTTGGCAACCAGGCGGAAGTGGGCGGTGAGCCGGTGGCGGATATCCGTATTCGCTATGCGCCTTTGAAAGGTATCGATATTCCGGTGGATCAGGTGCCCCTGGCGATTGATGAATTCCCGGCGCTGTTTATTGCCGCAGCCAATGCCGAGGGCACTACCCGACTGCGCGGCGCTGAAGAGCTACGGGTCAAGGAATCTGATCGTATCCAGGCCATGGCCGACGGCCTGGCGGTGCTGGGCGTTGAACATACGGTGGTCGAGGACGGCATTGATATTATCGGCAACGGTGATGCGGGCACTGCCAGCTATGCCGGTGGGCGCATCAACAGCCTGGGGGATCACCGTATCGCCATGGCCTTTGCCATTGCCGCCCTGCGCGCCAGCGATGAAATTGTGATTGATGACTGCGCCAATGTGGCGACGTCTTTCCCCAACTTTATTGAACTGGCCACCCGCATCGGCATGACGCTGAGCGTGGAGGGCGAGCATGAATGA